One Helicobacter suis HS1 genomic window, AGACAAAGTCTCCACTTGATACCCTCTTTTTTGGAAAATCTCTTTGATTTGATTAGCTAAGGCATTCTCAAACCGGTTAATGTAGGGCTTAAGATTATCAGTTACTTGTATATGGGGAAATAAAACGCCCACGGTGTGGTGTGTTAAAGGCTCTTGTGCAATTTCAATAGGGTAGGAAAAATCTAATAAAGTACTACCCGCAGTTTTTGGATTTGTCGCCTTATTTTGATTCTGGCTTTTATTTTGGCTTTTATTCTGGTTTTTAGCAGGGCTACTAGAATTAGCCGTATCCATCGCACAGCCCGAAAAAAGCGCGCCTGCTAAACCTGCCAACAAAACCCTTTGGTATATCCGTTGCATAAATCCTCCAAAAATAATAAAAATGATGTAAAAACCCCCCATTATACAGTACAAAAGCTAAAACTATATCTTTTTTACCCCTTAAATAGGCAAAACGCGGATATGCTCATCTAGCTGATCTTGGAGTACCCCTTCAATGGCAAAGAGTGTCCCACTTGCCGCACTCGCACACCCATCGCAAGCCCCCATGTAGCGGATATAAACATCTACAAATCCCCCGCCCTCTTTGATGTCTAAAATCTCTAAATTACCCCCGTCCATCATAAGCATTGGGCGGACATGGGCGTCAATGGTTTTATCAATGGCTTTAACTTTTTGTACCATAGTCATTTCTTGGAAGGCTAAATCGCCTTCTAAAGATTTTTGCGCTACTTCTTTGCGTTTTTCTGCCTCCATTTCTGCGCGTACATCTCTTAAAATATCTACCAAATAATATTCTCGTTTTTCATGCCCCCCGGGTTGTACACAACTTTTACAAAATCCCCCGGCTTTAGTGTAATTTGTAATCTCCTCTACACTTTTTAAATCATTGAGGCGAATCACCTCTTTAATCGTGCCAAGACTCACCCGCGCACATTCACACACAATAATTTCATCTTCAAAATCCTCCGGATTTTTGCCTAAATATTGCCCGGCTGCTTGTTTGATCACATCATAAGCCATGACTGAGCAGTGCATTTTTTGCCCGGGCACAGCAGGGACATCGGGGTGGTCTCTAAGCCCTTTTTCTACATCTAAATTAGTGATCTTAACCGCGTCTTGTACCCTTTTGCCTAAGCAAAGCTCAACCATCATATCCGAACTAGCGATGGCCGTACCACACCCAAAGCTTTTAAATTTGGCATCAATAATGGTATCTGTCTTAGGATCAATCAGCCAATAAAGCCTTACAGCATCTCCACAAGACTCAGCCCCATAGTCTGCCACAATGAGTTTAGCCCCTCTGGCTTTTGCGTCTTCTTCTGTGAGTACCCCTAAATGTGTGGGATTATCCATGCGGCGACTCACCTCTTTAGAATAAGCATCCCATAAAGCCCCACCTAATAGATTGTTTTTTGCCATGTTAATCCTTTATTTGCTATAGCTATAAGAGCTAGAAATGTTGCGTAATCGCTTCACAGCCTTTTGGAAAACCTCAATGGTGCGCTCGATCTCCTCAGGTGTGTTAAAACGGCTGAGTGAAAAGCGAATGGCTGTATGGGCTAATTCTACATCTGCTCCAATGGCTACCATGACCGGATTAGCCCTTAAATCCTCACTTGCACATGCACTACCTGTAGAGGCTGCAATGCCGGCGCGGTTTAAATCCCAAAGCATCGCCTCGCCCTCAATCCCGCGTACGCTAATAAGTGTTGTGTTAGGCACGCGCTCTATGCGATCGCCAATCACAAACACATCTTTAATCTGTAAAAGCGCATCTTCTAAGCGATCGCGCAGTTGCCCTACAACTTCTCTTTCATAATCTAAATTTTCATAAGCTAAGTACATAGCCTCACCCATTCCGATAATGTAGGGTACATTAAGCGTCCCACTACGCCGCCCGCGCATATGCTCGCCCCCGTGTAAAAGCGGGGTGATCTCCACACCTGATCTAATATAAAGGCCTCCTATGCCTTTGGGCCCATGGAATTTATGCGCTGAAAAAGAGAGAAAATCCACTTGTGCCTTTTGCACATCTACCGGGATTTTGCCAATGGCCTGTACCGCATCGCTATGGAATAGTACGCCTCTTTGTTTACAGATTTGCCCGATTGCCTCAATAGGAAAAATCAAACCAGTTTCATTATTAGCCCACATCACGCTTACAAGGGCGGTTTTATCTGTAATAGCTTCCTCTACTTGTTTTGCTGAAATAGTACCTTGTGCGTTGATAGGCAAATAAGTTACACGCATGCCTAAGCTTTCTAAAAATTCGCAAGTGGCGCGTACGGCGGGGTGTTCTACTTCTGTAGTGATGATGTGATCCTTGCCCTGTTTCAGATAAATATCAAAATACACAGATTTTAAAACCCAGTTGTTACTCTCAGTAGCACAAGAGGTAACAATGATGTCGTCCTCATCATGTGCGTTAATGCCTTGATAGAGTTTTTCTAGGGCTTTTGTGATCTCAGGGTGGGTTTCTGTGCCAAATTTATGCAAAGAATTAGGGTTTCCATAATGCTCAGAAAAATAAGGAATCATGAGCTCTTGCACCAGAGGATCGACTCGGGTGGTGGCGTTATTGTCCAGATAAATGCGGTTATGATTTTGCATACAAAGTCCTTAGGTAAGAAATATAGGAAATGAGGGAAAAACTAAAGGGTATAATTCTCATGGTCAGAGGATAATACTAGGCTATCCTTTATTTTTCCTAAATATATGTAGTTTATGAGAATAACTATTAAAATTATTGCATGATTTCTTGGAGTTCTTGGATACTTTGGCTACTTGGCACAACTTCCTCTTCCTCTTGGGCTAAAAAAGCGTCCATTTTGGCCTTTTTATCCATCGCCTCGTCTAAATCTGGATCAAAACCCCTTTGATACGATCCAATGCGAATCAAAACTTCGTTTTCTTTTAAAAGCGCGTAGAGTTTGCGGAATTTGCGCGCTGCTAGCATGTGATCGTGGCTACTCACCTCTTTACTCACCCTAGAGGCGGAGTGCAAAATATTAATAGGCGGATAAATCCCGTGATCGGTGAGTTCGCGGCTTAAAACAATGTGCCCATCTAAAATACTTCTAGATTGATCAGCGATTGGGTCAGAAAGATCATCGCCTTCTACAAGCACCGTAAAAAAGGCGGTGATACTCCCTTTATTTTGCTCCTTGCCTGCTCTCTCCATTAGCTGGGGTAAAAGCGTGAGGGCAGAGGGGGGATAACCCTTGCTGGTGGGCGGTTCGCCTAAAGCTAACCCGATTTCTCTTTGTGCCATAGCAAAGCGCGTTACAGAATCCATCATAAAGAGTACATCATGTCCTTGATTTTTAAAATACTCTGCTACACTCATCGCACAAAAGGCCCCGTATTTACGCATTAAAGGTGCATCATCACTGGTTGCTACTATCAGCACGGTGTTTTCTAAATTGCCCTGTAAATTTTTATGGATAAACTCCGGGATTTCTCGCCCCCGCTCTCCAATAAGAGCAATCACTTTAATACTTGCGCTACAACCCCGCACCACCATGCCCATTAAAGTGGATTTACCCACCCCGCTACCTGCAAAAATACCCATTTTTTGCCCCTTGCCACAGGTAAGCAGGCCATCTATGCTTTTAACCCCCACGCTAAAGGGTTCATCAATGATAGCGCGATCTAGGGGTTTAATAGGAGCTAGCATTACAGGAGCAAAGCCACTAGCGCGTACAAATCCTAGTTTATCTAAGGGATTACCCAAAGGATCTAATACGCGCCCTAAAAGCCCCTGACCTACTGGAAAACTCAAACCCTCTTTGACAAATAGTACGCGATCGCCTACTTTGCACCCCTCCACAAAGGAAAAAGGCGTAAACCCAAATTGGGTTTTTTCCACTACAACCACCATACCCAAACACTCCCCCCCATCTGCGCGCTCTACTTGTACCATATCCCCAAGAGAGGGTAAAAATCCGCTTACAAAGACCATATTAGGCAAGATTTTAACCACCACCCCATAACGCGGAGAGAGATCGCGCTTGTGTTGTAATTGCGCCCTTAAAATTTCTAAAGACACTCTAAAAACACCTGCTTTCTTTAAATTTGGATTAACCCACACTTAGGTAAAATAAGCGCCTAATTATACTTTAAAAAATGGATATAGGGAGTTTGTATGGATTTAAAAACCAAAAGGCTAGATAGCGCCAATGCACGCGTGTATGCTAAGCCTTTAGTACAAGACTTTGAGAAAAAATCCCAAAGCATTGCCCAAAAGATCGCAAAAAACACCAAGCTAGATGGGTTTAGAAGAGGCAAAGTACCTTTAGACATCATCAAACAGCGCTATCATGGGCATATTCAACAGGAGAGTCAAAAGGAAATATTAGATGCGATTTTAAAAGAGGGTGCTAAGGCCCTTGAGATCACCAATCAAGATATAATTGGTAACCCGTCTGTGAGCAAGTTTGATAAACAGGAAGGGTATTTTGATATTGAAATTGAGATCGGTCTTAGACCCCAAATTGATCTAAGTGCTGTACTTGAATGTGTCCCTAGTTTTTCTTTAGATGCAATCCAAGAAAGTGCGGTTGAGGAGCGCCTAGAAATTTTAGCAAAGCAAAGGGCTAGCTTTTCAGACGCGCCAGCAGAAAAAGCTGTAGCGCTAGGCGATGGGGTGATCTTTGATTTTGAAGGGCTATTAGATAACCAACCCTTTGAGGGCAACCGCGCGCAAAATTTTGCCCTTATTGTGGGTGAAAACCGCTTACTACCTAGTTTTGAAGAGCAACTAGTGGGCATGAAAGCAGGCGATGAAAAGTACTTTTCTGTAACTTTTCCTAGCGATTATGCTAACACTAATCTAGCTGGAAAAGAAGTTTCTTTTCATGTTAAGTTGCATAAAATCCAGCTTAGGAAAATCCCAGAAATTGATGATGCGTTTATCAAAGCGGTTTTAAATCAAGAAAAAGAACCTACTTTAGAGCTACTCAAACAGCGCATTAAAGATCAATTATTCCTAGAGGCAAAAACAAAACTCTATAACCAACAACTCAAGGAAACTTTGATTGATAAACTTGATGAGTCGCTCTCTTTTGATCTACCACAAACCATTGTAGAGCAAGAAATGGATTTAGCTTTAAATCAGGCTTTAGAGGGCATGTCTACTGAGCAGGTTAAAGAGTTGCAAGAGGATTCTCAAAAATTACAGGAAAAACGAGAAAGCTTTCGCCAACAGGCCAGACGCAGTGTTAAAGTAACTTTTATTGTAGATGCTCTGGCTAAACAAGAAAAGATTCAAGTTGGCGATAATGAGGTCTTCCAAACGATCTATTATGAGGCCATGATGACTAATCAAAATCCCCAACAGGTTTTAGAGTTTTACCGAAAAAATAACATGCTCCCAGCGGTTAAAATGGCGATGATTGAGGATCGCGTGTTGACCTTTTTGTTAGATAAACAACTCCCTAAAGAAAGTTAGGCATGAATTATATTCCCTATGTTATTGAAAAAACAGGACGCGGTGAACGCAGTTATGATATTTATTCCCGTCTTTTAAAAGATCGCATTGTGTTATTAAGCGGCGAGATTAACGACGCGGTGGCCTCCACTATCGTAGCCCAGTTGCTTTTTTTAGAAGCTGAGGACCCTGAAAAAGATATTAATCTTTACATCAACTCCCCCGGGGGTTCTGTTACTAGTGGTTTAAGCATTTATGACACCATGAATTATATCCACCCAGATATTTGCACGATTTGTATCGGTCAAGCTGCCTCTATGGGGGCTTTTTTACTCAGTTGTGGTACTAAGGGCAAACGCTTTTCTTTGCCCCATGCGCGTATCATGATCCACCAACCCCTAGGGGGCACAGAAGGCCAAGCCACCAATATCGCCATTTACACTAAAGAAATTTTGCGCCTAAAAAATACCCTCAATCAGATCATGGCAGAAAACACCGGCCAAACTCTTGAAAAAATTGAACAAGATAGCGATCGGGATTTTTTCATGAGTGCAGAAGATGCTAAAGAATACGGGCTTGTAGATGCGGTTTTAAGCAAAAGCACTAAGCAGACATAATGGCTATTTTGGATCTTGTGCATTATCCGGATAAGCGGTTACGGGGTTTATCTACAGAGGTTGAGGTGTTTGACACGGCTTTACACACCCTTTTAGAGGACATGCAAGAAACTATGTTAGCTAATAAGGGCATTGGTTTGGCTGCTATCCAAGTGGGGGTTGCAAAGCGCATTTTAATTATTAATTTACCCCGCCAAGATGAACAGCAATATCCAGAGGATTGTTTAGAAATTATCAATCCTACTTTATTACACGCAGAAGGCCAAATTCTTTGGAGAGAGGGGTGTTTATCTGTACCGGAATTTTATGAGGAAATCCAGCGTTTTGCCCGTGTTAAACTAGCCTATTGTGATCGGTATGGAGACCCCCAAGAACTCCAAGCTAGCGATCTATTAAGTGTGGCTATCCAGCATGAAATAGATCATCTCAATGGAATTTTATTTGTGGATAGACTCTCTATGCTAAAACGTAAAAAATTTGAAAAGGAGTTTAGAAAAAACT contains:
- the tig gene encoding trigger factor, with the translated sequence MDLKTKRLDSANARVYAKPLVQDFEKKSQSIAQKIAKNTKLDGFRRGKVPLDIIKQRYHGHIQQESQKEILDAILKEGAKALEITNQDIIGNPSVSKFDKQEGYFDIEIEIGLRPQIDLSAVLECVPSFSLDAIQESAVEERLEILAKQRASFSDAPAEKAVALGDGVIFDFEGLLDNQPFEGNRAQNFALIVGENRLLPSFEEQLVGMKAGDEKYFSVTFPSDYANTNLAGKEVSFHVKLHKIQLRKIPEIDDAFIKAVLNQEKEPTLELLKQRIKDQLFLEAKTKLYNQQLKETLIDKLDESLSFDLPQTIVEQEMDLALNQALEGMSTEQVKELQEDSQKLQEKRESFRQQARRSVKVTFIVDALAKQEKIQVGDNEVFQTIYYEAMMTNQNPQQVLEFYRKNNMLPAVKMAMIEDRVLTFLLDKQLPKES
- the def gene encoding peptide deformylase, whose translation is MAILDLVHYPDKRLRGLSTEVEVFDTALHTLLEDMQETMLANKGIGLAAIQVGVAKRILIINLPRQDEQQYPEDCLEIINPTLLHAEGQILWREGCLSVPEFYEEIQRFARVKLAYCDRYGDPQELQASDLLSVAIQHEIDHLNGILFVDRLSMLKRKKFEKEFRKNSKSA
- the fliI gene encoding flagellar protein export ATPase FliI, with amino-acid sequence MSLEILRAQLQHKRDLSPRYGVVVKILPNMVFVSGFLPSLGDMVQVERADGGECLGMVVVVEKTQFGFTPFSFVEGCKVGDRVLFVKEGLSFPVGQGLLGRVLDPLGNPLDKLGFVRASGFAPVMLAPIKPLDRAIIDEPFSVGVKSIDGLLTCGKGQKMGIFAGSGVGKSTLMGMVVRGCSASIKVIALIGERGREIPEFIHKNLQGNLENTVLIVATSDDAPLMRKYGAFCAMSVAEYFKNQGHDVLFMMDSVTRFAMAQREIGLALGEPPTSKGYPPSALTLLPQLMERAGKEQNKGSITAFFTVLVEGDDLSDPIADQSRSILDGHIVLSRELTDHGIYPPINILHSASRVSKEVSSHDHMLAARKFRKLYALLKENEVLIRIGSYQRGFDPDLDEAMDKKAKMDAFLAQEEEEVVPSSQSIQELQEIMQ
- the clpP gene encoding ATP-dependent Clp endopeptidase proteolytic subunit ClpP, whose translation is MNYIPYVIEKTGRGERSYDIYSRLLKDRIVLLSGEINDAVASTIVAQLLFLEAEDPEKDINLYINSPGGSVTSGLSIYDTMNYIHPDICTICIGQAASMGAFLLSCGTKGKRFSLPHARIMIHQPLGGTEGQATNIAIYTKEILRLKNTLNQIMAENTGQTLEKIEQDSDRDFFMSAEDAKEYGLVDAVLSKSTKQT
- a CDS encoding NifS family cysteine desulfurase, coding for MQNHNRIYLDNNATTRVDPLVQELMIPYFSEHYGNPNSLHKFGTETHPEITKALEKLYQGINAHDEDDIIVTSCATESNNWVLKSVYFDIYLKQGKDHIITTEVEHPAVRATCEFLESLGMRVTYLPINAQGTISAKQVEEAITDKTALVSVMWANNETGLIFPIEAIGQICKQRGVLFHSDAVQAIGKIPVDVQKAQVDFLSFSAHKFHGPKGIGGLYIRSGVEITPLLHGGEHMRGRRSGTLNVPYIIGMGEAMYLAYENLDYEREVVGQLRDRLEDALLQIKDVFVIGDRIERVPNTTLISVRGIEGEAMLWDLNRAGIAASTGSACASEDLRANPVMVAIGADVELAHTAIRFSLSRFNTPEEIERTIEVFQKAVKRLRNISSSYSYSK
- a CDS encoding iron-sulfur cluster assembly scaffold protein NifU, whose protein sequence is MAKNNLLGGALWDAYSKEVSRRMDNPTHLGVLTEEDAKARGAKLIVADYGAESCGDAVRLYWLIDPKTDTIIDAKFKSFGCGTAIASSDMMVELCLGKRVQDAVKITNLDVEKGLRDHPDVPAVPGQKMHCSVMAYDVIKQAAGQYLGKNPEDFEDEIIVCECARVSLGTIKEVIRLNDLKSVEEITNYTKAGGFCKSCVQPGGHEKREYYLVDILRDVRAEMEAEKRKEVAQKSLEGDLAFQEMTMVQKVKAIDKTIDAHVRPMLMMDGGNLEILDIKEGGGFVDVYIRYMGACDGCASAASGTLFAIEGVLQDQLDEHIRVLPI